The Tistrella mobilis genome window below encodes:
- a CDS encoding MFS transporter, producing the protein MTGTEATATEDGASEGAAAPQGNLLSRAAVIATATMFGLTYSLSAALIALDLDRRDLEPAAIGANAAMHALGVLAMAFLLPRVVPRLGIRRMVILSLVLAAVVLVLFPATPVWVWFVLRLLLGASSETLFVLSETWTNALATERTRAQAMAIYTAALSVGFAAGPAILAAIGSEGTTAYVVGAAIAAGAALFVAAPKVRAPAFEHPVKKSPLYFMRLAPVAIAAIMLNAALETSGLSFLALYAGNLGWSESGATGLMSVMMVGAILLQLPIGWIGDRMDRMLLVRILAVIAGLGALVWPLALGHQIVTWVLLFVWGGAFVGVYTIMLAVVGSRFKGGDLVGIYAAMGLMWGVGALLGPVLAGAAMDVTRHGLAFFAATACFAFVAASLIRPRVA; encoded by the coding sequence ATGACCGGAACCGAAGCGACCGCGACCGAAGACGGTGCAAGCGAAGGGGCGGCGGCCCCGCAGGGCAATCTGCTGTCGCGGGCGGCGGTCATTGCCACCGCAACCATGTTCGGCCTGACCTATTCACTCAGCGCGGCGCTGATCGCGCTCGATCTCGACCGGCGGGATCTGGAGCCGGCGGCGATCGGGGCGAATGCCGCGATGCATGCGCTGGGCGTGCTGGCCATGGCCTTCCTGCTGCCGCGGGTGGTGCCGCGTCTCGGCATCCGCCGCATGGTCATCCTGTCGCTGGTGCTGGCGGCGGTGGTGCTGGTGCTGTTTCCGGCGACGCCGGTCTGGGTATGGTTCGTGCTCCGCCTGCTGCTCGGGGCCTCGTCCGAAACCCTGTTCGTGCTCTCGGAAACCTGGACCAATGCGCTCGCCACCGAACGCACCCGCGCGCAGGCCATGGCGATCTACACCGCGGCACTCTCGGTTGGCTTTGCGGCCGGCCCGGCCATCCTGGCGGCCATCGGCTCGGAAGGCACGACCGCCTATGTCGTCGGTGCGGCGATCGCGGCCGGTGCGGCGCTGTTCGTCGCGGCCCCCAAAGTGAGGGCGCCGGCCTTCGAACACCCGGTGAAGAAAAGCCCGCTCTACTTCATGCGGCTCGCCCCGGTCGCGATTGCGGCGATCATGCTGAATGCGGCGCTCGAAACCTCGGGCCTGTCGTTCCTCGCCCTCTATGCCGGCAATCTGGGTTGGAGCGAGAGCGGGGCCACGGGGCTGATGTCGGTGATGATGGTGGGCGCCATCCTGCTGCAGCTGCCGATCGGCTGGATCGGCGACCGCATGGACCGGATGCTGCTGGTCCGGATTCTGGCGGTGATCGCCGGGCTCGGCGCCCTGGTCTGGCCGCTGGCGCTGGGCCATCAGATCGTGACCTGGGTGCTGCTGTTCGTCTGGGGCGGTGCCTTCGTCGGCGTCTATACCATCATGCTCGCGGTGGTCGGCAGCCGCTTCAAGGGCGGCGACCTGGTCGGCATCTATGCGGCGATGGGGTTGATGTGGGGCGTGGGCGCCCTGCTCGGGCCGGTGCTCGCCGGGGCTGCCATGGATGTCACCCGCCACGGCCTTGCCTTCTTCGCGGCGACCGCCTGCTTCGCCTTCGTGGCGGCAAGCCTGATCAGGCCCCGGGTGGCCTGA
- a CDS encoding HdeD family acid-resistance protein yields the protein MTGLSPALTIATYLALGLGFLGSGLLMAVVALASAGPRRWLALTRPMMSILAGLLILGTAFETGWLLSTAFAIAFILDGAFRILMTLLTRFTGWVTSIACGVAELVLAVMMLAGWPFSGAWNVPFCIGLFIGLSGWLLIRLGLLLRGLEDEAAILLLPVFSGRGWYDHAPVLIGEAPPRGPDDPPIVVRIWMPAGPDRTRAGRPVIDRYLGAQDDEGVFSGGHASLELAPDVYISHWPATDFDLNGRGLMTVFSSRADNDMAGSFQRSYDEEAADWRPADLRIEVHRFNPRRLKAFWAGYKQDATYNVTNRNCSVVVAAGLDAALEGVLAGRHPWLRLLGLMIDPDLWVAAMIRTRASSMTWTPGLVLDYVRTLVRIVERRDLSWGRRFRGFLGRVDGEITDRGAPAA from the coding sequence ATGACGGGGCTGTCGCCCGCGCTGACCATTGCGACCTATCTGGCGCTCGGCCTGGGTTTCCTGGGCTCGGGCCTGCTGATGGCGGTGGTCGCCCTGGCTTCGGCCGGGCCGCGCCGCTGGCTGGCCCTCACCCGGCCGATGATGTCGATCCTGGCCGGGCTGCTGATCCTGGGCACGGCCTTCGAAACCGGCTGGCTGCTGTCGACGGCCTTTGCGATCGCCTTCATCCTGGACGGTGCGTTCCGCATCCTGATGACCCTGCTCACCCGTTTCACCGGCTGGGTCACCTCGATCGCCTGCGGCGTCGCCGAGCTGGTCCTGGCGGTGATGATGCTGGCGGGCTGGCCGTTTTCGGGGGCGTGGAACGTACCGTTCTGCATCGGCCTGTTCATCGGCCTGTCGGGCTGGCTGCTGATCCGGCTGGGCCTGCTGCTGCGCGGGCTGGAGGACGAGGCCGCGATCCTGCTGCTGCCGGTCTTCTCGGGGCGCGGCTGGTATGATCATGCCCCGGTGCTGATCGGCGAGGCCCCGCCGCGTGGCCCCGACGATCCGCCGATCGTGGTGCGGATCTGGATGCCGGCGGGCCCCGACCGGACCCGCGCGGGCCGGCCGGTCATCGATCGCTATCTGGGCGCGCAGGATGACGAAGGCGTGTTCTCGGGTGGCCATGCCTCTCTGGAACTGGCGCCGGATGTGTATATCAGCCACTGGCCTGCGACCGATTTCGACCTGAACGGCCGCGGTTTGATGACCGTGTTCAGTTCGCGCGCCGATAACGACATGGCCGGCAGCTTTCAGCGCAGCTATGACGAAGAGGCGGCCGACTGGCGGCCGGCCGATCTCAGGATCGAGGTCCACCGCTTCAACCCGCGGCGACTGAAGGCGTTCTGGGCCGGCTACAAGCAGGATGCCACCTACAACGTCACCAACCGCAACTGTTCGGTGGTGGTGGCGGCCGGGCTGGATGCGGCGCTGGAAGGCGTGCTGGCCGGGCGCCACCCCTGGCTGCGCCTGCTGGGGCTGATGATCGATCCCGATCTGTGGGTGGCGGCGATGATCCGCACCCGGGCCTCTTCAATGACCTGGACGCCGGGGCTGGTGCTGGACTATGTCCGCACCCTGGTCCGGATCGTGGAGCGGCGTGACCTGTCCTGGGGCCGGCGTTTCCGCGGCTTTCTGGGGCGGGTCGATGGTGAGATCACCGACAGGGGAGCGCCGGCTGCATGA
- a CDS encoding glycosyltransferase: protein MKFTIVTYGTEGDTRPLAVLARGLMDAGHRVRLLADASTLGSAYALGVPATGLSGDIRQDLQPGEVLSALVGDPEGVDGTARAAARVVNPLVEGWMRQVLAAAEGSDAILPSALAAFVGLSVAECLKVPAIGLGTIPLSPTSAFPSPFIRPGRVFRPFNRLSHKLVNERFWRGFAESTNAARRRVCGLPPRIRSWRDHPMLYGISPGLVPRPGDWPDTARICGQWVRPAGSWTPPPALDAFLSAGPPPVYIGFGSMAGINPRLLTREVSRLARRYRIVFSPGWSGVDPAGLPESVFVIGEAPHDRLFPRMSVVVHHGGAGTSHSAVRAGVPSVVVPFAVDNAFWADRLRRAGVAPAPVDVAQLDADRLDAAIAAAGRPEMRERAKALAAAMAAEDGVAAAVAAIEALTGAGRHLPYRH from the coding sequence ATGAAGTTCACCATCGTCACCTACGGCACCGAGGGCGACACCCGCCCGCTGGCCGTGCTGGCGCGTGGTCTGATGGATGCCGGCCATCGCGTGCGGCTGCTTGCCGATGCCTCGACGCTGGGCAGTGCCTATGCGTTGGGGGTGCCGGCAACGGGGCTTTCGGGCGATATCCGTCAGGATCTGCAACCGGGCGAGGTGCTTTCAGCGCTGGTCGGGGATCCGGAAGGGGTCGACGGCACGGCACGCGCGGCGGCCAGAGTGGTCAATCCGCTGGTCGAAGGCTGGATGCGGCAGGTGCTTGCGGCGGCCGAGGGCAGCGATGCCATCCTGCCCTCGGCGCTTGCCGCCTTCGTCGGTCTGTCGGTGGCGGAATGTCTGAAAGTGCCGGCGATCGGCCTCGGCACCATCCCGCTGTCGCCGACCTCGGCCTTTCCGTCGCCCTTCATCAGGCCCGGCCGCGTGTTCCGGCCGTTCAACCGCCTGAGCCACAAGCTGGTCAATGAGCGGTTCTGGCGTGGCTTCGCCGAGAGCACCAATGCCGCGCGTCGCAGGGTCTGCGGGTTGCCGCCCCGGATCCGCAGCTGGCGCGATCATCCGATGCTCTATGGCATCTCTCCCGGTCTTGTCCCACGGCCAGGCGACTGGCCCGACACGGCGCGGATCTGCGGGCAATGGGTCCGGCCGGCCGGAAGCTGGACGCCTCCGCCGGCCTTGGACGCCTTTCTGTCGGCGGGGCCGCCGCCGGTCTATATCGGCTTCGGCAGCATGGCCGGCATCAATCCGCGGCTGCTGACCCGCGAAGTGTCGCGCCTGGCCCGGCGATACCGCATCGTGTTCAGCCCGGGCTGGAGCGGTGTCGATCCCGCCGGGCTGCCCGAGAGCGTTTTCGTGATCGGCGAGGCGCCGCATGACCGGCTGTTTCCGCGGATGTCGGTGGTGGTCCATCACGGCGGGGCCGGGACCAGCCATTCGGCGGTGCGGGCTGGCGTGCCCTCGGTGGTCGTGCCCTTCGCGGTGGACAATGCTTTCTGGGCCGACCGTCTGCGCCGGGCCGGTGTGGCGCCGGCACCGGTCGATGTGGCGCAGCTGGATGCCGATCGGCTGGACGCAGCCATCGCCGCGGCCGGCCGGCCGGAGATGCGTGAACGGGCAAAGGCGCTGGCCGCGGCCATGGCGGCGGAGGATGGTGTGGCCGCGGCCGTGGCGGCGATCGAAGCCCTGACGGGGGCGGGACGACACCTGCCGTATCGGCACTGA
- a CDS encoding sulfite exporter TauE/SafE family protein, producing the protein MMVLQPALAVASGGLVGFTLGLIGGGGSIMATPLLLYVVGLPPHAAIGTGALAVSFNAFANFASHARAGNVRWRDAGLFAVIGAGGAAIGSWIGKDVDGQRLLFLFALLMMVVGVLMLRRGGDAAPGDQEEARRLPLVIPAAACVGLLSGFFGIGGGFLIVPGLIFSTGMPMLDAVGSSLLAVGALGLTTATNYAVSGLVDWPIAVEYIAGGLAGGYLGMQLACRLATRKAALNRIFAGLVFVVALYMLYRNAAAFGLAL; encoded by the coding sequence ATGATGGTACTGCAACCGGCCCTCGCCGTCGCCTCAGGCGGCCTCGTCGGCTTCACGCTGGGTCTGATCGGCGGCGGCGGCTCGATCATGGCCACACCGCTGCTGCTCTATGTCGTGGGCCTGCCGCCCCATGCGGCGATCGGCACGGGCGCGCTCGCCGTCTCGTTCAATGCCTTCGCCAATTTCGCCAGCCATGCCCGGGCCGGCAATGTCCGCTGGCGCGATGCCGGGCTCTTCGCCGTCATCGGTGCCGGTGGCGCCGCCATCGGGTCGTGGATCGGCAAGGATGTCGACGGCCAGCGCCTGCTCTTCCTCTTCGCCCTGCTGATGATGGTGGTGGGGGTGCTGATGCTCCGCCGCGGCGGTGACGCCGCACCCGGCGATCAGGAGGAGGCACGGCGCCTGCCGCTGGTGATCCCGGCCGCCGCCTGTGTCGGCCTGCTGTCGGGTTTCTTCGGGATCGGTGGCGGCTTTCTGATCGTGCCGGGCCTGATCTTCTCGACCGGCATGCCGATGCTGGATGCGGTAGGCTCGTCCCTGCTCGCCGTCGGCGCCCTCGGCCTCACCACGGCCACCAACTACGCCGTCTCGGGCCTGGTAGACTGGCCGATTGCCGTCGAATACATCGCCGGCGGGCTGGCCGGCGGCTATCTCGGCATGCAGCTCGCCTGCCGGCTGGCCACGCGCAAGGCGGCGCTGAACCGCATCTTCGCCGGCCTCGTCTTCGTGGTGGCCCTTTACATGCTCTATCGCAACGCCGCCGCTTTCGGCCTCGCACTCTGA
- a CDS encoding ArsR/SmtB family transcription factor: MSLDPEAVTEGAARLRVLAHPARLRVAFFLMEGECAVSGIEDALGIRQPSLSQYLGELREAGLITGRREGRTIFYRVTPGHAEQLLGLLRQGFGGADAAPASIPTSTPSARPATHARRLTPAATFAVVGER, encoded by the coding sequence ATGAGCCTGGACCCTGAAGCCGTTACCGAAGGTGCCGCCCGGCTGCGTGTGCTCGCCCATCCGGCCCGGCTGCGTGTCGCCTTCTTCCTGATGGAGGGTGAATGCGCGGTGAGCGGGATCGAGGACGCGCTGGGCATTCGCCAGCCCAGCCTGTCGCAATATCTGGGGGAGCTGCGCGAGGCCGGGCTGATCACCGGCCGGCGGGAAGGCCGGACGATTTTCTACCGGGTCACCCCCGGCCATGCCGAACAGCTTCTGGGTCTGCTGCGGCAGGGCTTCGGCGGCGCCGACGCCGCCCCGGCTTCCATCCCGACCTCCACACCCTCTGCCCGACCTGCCACACACGCACGGCGCCTGACGCCGGCCGCGACCTTCGCCGTGGTGGGGGAGCGGTGA
- a CDS encoding peroxiredoxin, whose product MTDQPIAHRGPPLLHDPAPEFRARTTMGDRAIADYRGRWLLLFSHPADFTPVCTSEFIAFARAADRFAALDCDLLALSVDSLFSHVAWIRSIHDQFGVKIPFPIVEDPSMAIARAYGMIAPNAPDASMVRAAFVIDPAGIIRAISWYPMTTGRNVAELLRLVAALRTADAHDVATPEGWMPGEDVILPVDISPDTLFDSQAPGTDWYFRTGPLSGDPTGDRG is encoded by the coding sequence ATGACCGACCAGCCCATCGCCCACCGGGGTCCGCCCCTGCTTCACGACCCCGCCCCGGAGTTCCGGGCGCGGACGACGATGGGCGACCGGGCGATTGCCGATTATCGCGGGCGCTGGCTGCTGCTGTTCTCGCACCCCGCGGATTTCACGCCCGTCTGTACCAGCGAGTTCATCGCCTTTGCCCGGGCGGCCGACCGTTTTGCGGCGCTGGACTGCGATCTGCTGGCACTGTCGGTGGACAGCCTGTTCTCGCATGTGGCCTGGATCCGCAGCATCCACGATCAGTTCGGGGTGAAGATCCCCTTCCCGATCGTCGAGGATCCGTCGATGGCCATCGCCCGCGCCTATGGGATGATTGCCCCCAACGCACCCGATGCCTCGATGGTCCGTGCGGCCTTCGTGATCGACCCGGCCGGCATCATCCGCGCCATCAGCTGGTACCCGATGACCACGGGCCGCAATGTCGCGGAACTGCTGCGTCTGGTCGCGGCCCTTCGCACAGCCGACGCCCATGACGTTGCCACCCCCGAGGGTTGGATGCCGGGCGAAGACGTGATCCTGCCGGTAGACATCTCGCCCGACACCCTCTTCGACAGCCAGGCGCCCGGAACCGACTGGTATTTCCGCACCGGCCCCCTGTCCGGCGACCCGACCGGAGACCGCGGATGA
- a CDS encoding ACT domain-containing protein, producing the protein MRQITLLPLSGTYAVARLDPLATIPGWADGPGFVSISRTADELSVVCLAGRVPDDVRADRAWSCFKFQGPFAFDETGIAAAVLQPLAADGIGIFLVSTFDTDYLLVQVADRERVIAALRAAGHRIG; encoded by the coding sequence ATGAGACAGATCACCCTCCTCCCCCTGTCCGGAACCTATGCGGTCGCCCGGCTCGACCCCCTTGCAACCATTCCCGGCTGGGCCGACGGGCCGGGTTTCGTGTCGATCTCGCGCACCGCCGACGAGCTGTCGGTGGTGTGCCTGGCCGGGCGGGTGCCCGACGATGTCAGGGCGGACCGGGCCTGGTCCTGCTTCAAGTTCCAGGGCCCGTTCGCCTTCGACGAGACCGGCATCGCCGCCGCGGTCCTGCAACCGCTGGCGGCCGACGGGATCGGCATCTTCCTGGTCTCGACCTTCGATACCGACTATCTGCTGGTCCAGGTGGCCGACCGGGAGCGGGTAATTGCAGCGCTCAGGGCCGCTGGCCACCGGATCGGATGA
- a CDS encoding Lrp/AsnC family transcriptional regulator, with the protein MPMKLDEIDKRILRALQRDGRMQNVELAREVGLSPSPCLRRVRLLEEAGIIRRYAAVVDPAKIGLPLSLFARIWLETQDAETIDRFIAAVREFPEVVECYIMLGDCDALLRVVAADLDDYRRFQANHLSRVKGVRNIKTDVPSQTVKQSVALPLR; encoded by the coding sequence ATGCCAATGAAACTGGACGAGATCGACAAGCGGATCCTCCGCGCCCTGCAGCGCGACGGCCGGATGCAGAATGTGGAGCTGGCACGCGAGGTGGGGCTGTCGCCCTCTCCCTGCCTGCGTCGGGTGCGGCTGCTGGAAGAGGCCGGGATCATCCGCCGCTACGCCGCCGTGGTCGACCCGGCGAAGATCGGTCTGCCGCTGTCGCTCTTCGCCCGGATCTGGCTGGAGACGCAGGATGCCGAAACCATCGACCGCTTCATTGCAGCGGTGCGTGAATTTCCCGAGGTGGTCGAGTGCTACATCATGCTCGGCGATTGCGACGCGCTGTTGCGGGTGGTTGCCGCCGACCTGGACGACTACCGCCGCTTCCAGGCCAACCACCTCAGCCGGGTGAAGGGGGTGCGCAACATCAAGACCGACGTCCCCAGCCAGACCGTCAAGCAGAGCGTCGCCCTACCCCTGCGTTGA
- a CDS encoding LysE family translocator — MGWEWMASVVVFAIAMSATPGPNNTMLTASGANWGFLRSLPHMAGISLGVTVILAVVGAFGSPLVAAPGVHAVLKWVGVCYLLWLAWKIATARPAPEGTPVGRGGRGRPLNILEAAAFQLVNPKFWVIAASAMVTYVGEGGEGGGALLPAITLALVFGVVTFPCSVLWTLVGVGAGRLLRTARALRVFNIVMAALLVASLIPIVRE, encoded by the coding sequence ATGGGTTGGGAGTGGATGGCCTCGGTGGTGGTCTTCGCGATCGCGATGTCGGCGACGCCCGGACCCAACAACACCATGCTGACGGCGTCAGGGGCCAATTGGGGCTTTCTGCGCAGCCTGCCGCACATGGCCGGCATCAGCCTGGGCGTGACCGTCATCCTGGCGGTGGTGGGGGCCTTCGGTTCGCCGCTGGTGGCGGCGCCGGGGGTGCATGCGGTGCTGAAATGGGTGGGCGTCTGCTATCTGCTCTGGCTGGCGTGGAAGATCGCAACCGCCCGGCCGGCGCCGGAAGGCACGCCCGTCGGCCGCGGCGGGCGTGGCCGGCCGCTCAATATCCTGGAGGCGGCCGCCTTCCAGCTGGTCAACCCCAAATTCTGGGTGATCGCCGCCAGCGCCATGGTGACCTATGTCGGAGAGGGCGGAGAGGGCGGCGGCGCGCTGTTGCCGGCGATCACTCTTGCCCTGGTCTTCGGTGTGGTCACCTTCCCGTGTTCGGTGCTGTGGACGCTGGTCGGCGTGGGGGCCGGCCGGCTGCTGCGCACGGCGCGGGCGCTTCGGGTCTTCAACATCGTCATGGCGGCGCTGCTGGTCGCTTCGCTGATACCGATCGTCCGGGAATGA
- a CDS encoding peroxidase-related enzyme (This protein belongs to a clade of uncharacterized proteins related to peroxidases such as the alkylhydroperoxidase AhpD.), translating to MTNTAPAALPISRFPVPSLDEMPEDIRDRLLKVQEKSGFIPNVFVVLARRPDEFRAFFAYHDALMDKPGNLTKAEREMIVVATSNANQCQYCVVAHGAILRIRAKNPLIADQVAINYRKADITERQRAMLDFAMKVSFEAYAVEEEDFVTLAAHGFTEEDAWDIAGIASFFGLSNRMANVTRMRPNDEFYTLGR from the coding sequence ATGACCAACACCGCACCCGCCGCCCTGCCGATCAGCCGCTTCCCGGTTCCCTCGCTCGACGAGATGCCGGAAGACATCCGCGACCGCCTGCTCAAGGTGCAGGAGAAATCGGGCTTCATTCCCAATGTCTTCGTCGTACTGGCGCGCCGGCCGGATGAATTCCGTGCCTTCTTCGCCTATCACGATGCGCTGATGGACAAGCCCGGCAACCTGACCAAAGCCGAGCGCGAGATGATCGTGGTCGCCACCAGCAATGCCAATCAGTGCCAGTACTGCGTGGTCGCCCATGGCGCCATTCTGCGCATCCGGGCCAAGAACCCGCTGATCGCGGATCAGGTGGCGATCAACTATCGCAAGGCCGACATCACCGAGCGTCAGCGGGCTATGCTCGATTTCGCGATGAAGGTGTCGTTCGAAGCCTATGCGGTGGAAGAAGAGGATTTCGTCACTCTCGCCGCCCATGGCTTCACCGAAGAGGATGCCTGGGACATTGCCGGCATCGCCTCGTTCTTCGGCCTGTCCAACCGCATGGCCAATGTCACCCGCATGCGGCCGAACGACGAGTTCTACACCCTCGGCCGCTGA
- a CDS encoding TIGR01244 family sulfur transferase has translation MPRTHALSPTISVAPQIHPEDMADLAAAGFRAVICNRPDGEGPDQPGFEEIRQAAQAAGMEAAYLPVASGKVTDDQAGAFAGLVDRLPRPLLAYCRSGTRSATLWSLAEAARGRPLPEIIAAAKSAGYDMTGVARRIANGGRTPVEGAGLHHDVVIVGAGAAGIAVASSLKARKPDLDIAIIDPADIHYYQPGWTMVGGGVFDARTTARTMASLIPPGVTWIKAAVAAFEPDAKAVILDGCRVVTWRALVVAPGLKLDWTAIPGLAETLGRNGVTSNYRYDLAPYTWQLVQELKGGHAVFTQPPMPIKCAGAPQKAMYLSADHWRRQGVLANIDIRFCTAGAVLFGVKDYVPALMSYVERYGIHLQFQEKLIRIDGPARTAWFTRTDPSGQASTVERGFDMIHVVPPQCAPDFVKVSPLADADGWVDVDPASLRHRHHAGVYGLGDACNAPNAKTAAAARKQAPVVAHNLLRDLGLISGADAVYDGYGSCPLTVERGRIVLAEFGYGGKLLPSFPDWLIDGRRPSRLAWLLKERMLPWMYWKAMLRGREWLAKPKSAAPASAG, from the coding sequence ATGCCCCGCACACATGCCCTGTCGCCGACCATCTCGGTCGCACCCCAGATCCATCCGGAAGACATGGCCGATCTGGCCGCTGCCGGCTTCCGCGCCGTCATCTGCAACCGCCCCGACGGCGAAGGCCCCGATCAGCCGGGATTCGAGGAGATCCGTCAGGCGGCACAGGCCGCCGGGATGGAAGCCGCCTATCTGCCGGTCGCCTCGGGCAAGGTCACCGACGATCAGGCGGGCGCCTTCGCCGGGTTGGTCGACCGCCTGCCGCGGCCCCTGCTCGCCTATTGCCGGTCAGGCACGCGTTCGGCCACGCTCTGGTCGCTGGCCGAGGCGGCGCGCGGCCGGCCGCTGCCCGAGATCATCGCCGCCGCGAAATCGGCCGGCTATGACATGACCGGCGTTGCCCGCCGGATCGCCAATGGCGGCCGCACCCCCGTAGAGGGGGCCGGGCTTCACCACGATGTGGTGATCGTGGGCGCCGGTGCCGCAGGCATCGCCGTCGCTTCCAGCCTGAAGGCCCGCAAGCCCGATCTCGACATCGCGATCATCGACCCGGCCGACATCCACTATTACCAGCCCGGATGGACCATGGTCGGCGGCGGGGTGTTCGATGCCCGCACCACGGCCCGAACCATGGCCTCGCTGATCCCCCCGGGCGTCACCTGGATCAAGGCGGCGGTCGCCGCCTTCGAACCCGACGCAAAGGCCGTCATCCTCGACGGCTGCCGGGTGGTCACCTGGCGGGCGCTGGTCGTCGCCCCGGGGCTCAAGCTCGACTGGACGGCCATTCCGGGCCTGGCCGAGACGCTGGGCCGCAACGGCGTCACCTCGAATTACCGCTATGACCTGGCCCCTTACACCTGGCAGCTGGTCCAGGAGCTGAAGGGCGGCCATGCCGTCTTCACCCAGCCGCCGATGCCGATCAAATGCGCCGGCGCACCGCAGAAGGCGATGTATCTTTCGGCCGATCACTGGCGCCGGCAGGGCGTGCTGGCCAATATCGACATACGGTTCTGCACCGCCGGCGCCGTCCTGTTCGGCGTGAAGGATTACGTGCCCGCGCTGATGTCCTATGTCGAGCGCTACGGCATTCACCTGCAGTTCCAGGAAAAGCTGATCCGGATCGACGGCCCCGCCCGCACCGCCTGGTTCACCCGCACCGATCCGTCGGGGCAGGCCAGCACGGTGGAACGCGGCTTCGACATGATCCATGTGGTGCCGCCACAATGCGCCCCGGATTTCGTGAAGGTCTCCCCGCTTGCCGATGCCGATGGCTGGGTGGATGTCGATCCGGCCAGCCTGCGGCACAGACACCATGCCGGCGTCTACGGCCTCGGCGATGCCTGCAATGCCCCCAATGCCAAGACGGCGGCCGCCGCCCGCAAGCAGGCCCCGGTGGTCGCGCATAATCTGCTGCGCGATCTTGGGCTGATTTCGGGGGCCGATGCGGTTTATGACGGCTACGGATCCTGCCCGCTGACGGTGGAACGCGGCCGGATCGTGCTCGCCGAATTCGGCTATGGCGGCAAATTGCTGCCGAGCTTCCCCGACTGGCTGATCGACGGCCGCCGGCCCAGCCGCCTCGCCTGGCTGCTGAAAGAACGGATGCTGCCCTGGATGTACTGGAAGGCGATGCTGCGCGGCCGCGAATGGCTGGCGAAGCCCAAATCTGCCGCCCCCGCCTCGGCCGGGTAG